CGCCCAGAAGGTCTTTGGCAAAGACGTGGCCCTGCCGCGTGGCCGCACGGAGACGCTGAAGCTCTGCAAACGCTTCCTGCGCCTGAAGGAGCAGCGCATCAAGCAGCGGCACCGGGCGGGTGGCAGTGGGATCGAGATCTGCCGCATGCGCTCGGATGTGATGGACTACATCGTGCGCTTGCTTTGGGAGGAGTGCCTGGCGGCGCTGGACCCGGCGGTGAAGAAAAAGCTGAACCTCAGCGTGGTAGCCCACGGCGGCTATGGACGGCAGGTGATGAGCCCCGGCAGCGACGTGGACCTGACCTTCATGCTGCCGGGCAACAGCTCCAACGTGTCCCCCGACCTGGCAAAGCTGATCGGCGATTACCTGCTGTACTTTTATGACATGAAGCTGAAGGTGGGCCACGGCACGCGCAGCGTGGGGGACTGCCTGAAGCTGGCCAATGAGAGCATGGAGACGAAGACGGCGCTGATGGAGGCGCGGTTTCTCTGTGGCAACGAAGAACCCATTCAGGAATTTCGGGGCCGGTTTGACAAAGAATGCATGGCGGGCCGTGAGGCGGAATTCCTGAAATTACGCCAGGAGGACCTGACTAGCCGCCACGCCAAATACGGGGGCACGCACTGCGTGCAGGAGCCTAACGTGAAGAATGGCTGCGGCGGCCTGCGCGACTACCAGAACCTGATCTGGATGACCTATGCGAAACTGGGCACGCTGAACCCGCATGACCTAGTGACCAAAGGGCTGATGTCACCGGCCGGATGGAAGGAGATCCAGCAGGCCTATGACTTTATCCTGCGCACCCGCAATGAAATGCACTACACGGAGAAGCGCGCCAGCGACATTCTGACGCTGCGGCTCCAGGGCTTTGTGGCGACCAACCTGGGCTACCGACACAAGCGCATCCTGCGCCGCATCGAGGCCTTCATGCGTGAGTACTACATGGCCACGCGCGACATCCTGCAGCGCAGCAGCGAGGTGATGGACCGCTTTCACCTGCAGTCGCTGGACGATGAAAGCACGCGCAAGGGACTGCTGAACTTCATGGTGAGGCGCAAGACAGCGCTGAAGCGGACGGAAAAGTTCGACGGATTCATCGCCAAAAACGAACGCCTGTTTGTGGAGGACAAGGGTCTTTTCAAAGAGGATCCCAGCCAGCTCATGCAGGTGTTCCTGCACACGCAGCAGCGGCATCTGCGGCTGAGCCCGGAACTCTTCCAGGTCATGCAGGAAAACTTCCGTCTGGTCAATGTGAGCTACCGGTATAACAAAGGGGTGCGCGAGACCTTTGAGGCCATCCTTTCCCGCAAGGGCGATGTGGCGCGTGTGATGCGGCAGATGCACCGCGTGGGCTTCCTGGGGCGGTACATGCCGGAATTCGGCGCACTGACCTGCCTGGTGCAGCATGAATTTTTCCACCGCTACACGGCGGATGAGCACACTTTGAGGACGCTAGATAAGCTGGATGAACTGAGCGGCCCGCCGAAGCCGGGGCTCAGCCTTTACCAAACGCTCTTTCACGAGCTGGCCCAGCCCGCCATTCTGTATCTGGCCCTGCTGCTGCACGATGCGGGCCGCGCTGCCAATGCCAAGGCCCACGACGCCGAAAGCACCCTGATGGCCGATGCCGTGTGCCGACGCCTGCAAATCAAAGGCGAGCGGCGCAAGCTGCTGCTCTTCCTGGTGGACAACCACCTGCTGATGTATCGCACTGCCACAACGATGAACCTGGATGACACTAAGGTCATCGGTGAATTCGCCGGCATTGTGCGCACGAAGGAGTATCTGGACACGCTGCTGGTGATGACCTACGCGGACTCTAAGGGAACGAGCGAGGCTAGCTGGTCCGGCTACAAGGAGGCGTCCATCCGCCAGCTTTACCATAATACTCTTCAATTTATGGATGCTCCGGCGGACTTCATGCGCCGTGCCGCCGTGCCGCTGGATGAGGTGCGGGCGGATGTGACGAAGGCGCTGGGTGCCGAATTTGACCTGGAAATCAGCGCCCATTTCCAGCACATGCCGCGCAGTTATTTCAACTTCCGCGACCCGGCCCAGATCGCCGGTCATATCCGCCAGTTCCGCCAGTTTTTCACCCAGCTCATGGTGGAAGAGGCCGAAGCTGGCCTATTGCCCGTGATGGAGTGGACCGACCACGTGGAGCAGGGCTACAGCGAACTGACGGTGACCTGCTGGGACCGCCACCTGCTGCTGGCGCGCATCTCCGGGGCGCTCTCGGCCGAAAGCATCAACATTCTCAGTGCCGACCTCTACCAGCGTGGCGACAATCTGGTGCTGGACATGTTCCGCGTCTGCAACACCAACTTTGCCGCCGTGACCAGCAAGACGGCGCGGCAACGGGTGGAAGCCTCCGTGCGGCAGGCTTTCCTGGCCCAGAAGTTCGACTTTGGCCCCGCCATCGCCAAGAGCCGCAAGGCCATTCCAGGCTACGACGAGGTGATGTCGGAAATCCCTCAGCGCGTTTACATCAACAACG
The Prosthecobacter algae DNA segment above includes these coding regions:
- the glnD gene encoding [protein-PII] uridylyltransferase — its product is MTEQEYQHRLEAAAQKVFGKDVALPRGRTETLKLCKRFLRLKEQRIKQRHRAGGSGIEICRMRSDVMDYIVRLLWEECLAALDPAVKKKLNLSVVAHGGYGRQVMSPGSDVDLTFMLPGNSSNVSPDLAKLIGDYLLYFYDMKLKVGHGTRSVGDCLKLANESMETKTALMEARFLCGNEEPIQEFRGRFDKECMAGREAEFLKLRQEDLTSRHAKYGGTHCVQEPNVKNGCGGLRDYQNLIWMTYAKLGTLNPHDLVTKGLMSPAGWKEIQQAYDFILRTRNEMHYTEKRASDILTLRLQGFVATNLGYRHKRILRRIEAFMREYYMATRDILQRSSEVMDRFHLQSLDDESTRKGLLNFMVRRKTALKRTEKFDGFIAKNERLFVEDKGLFKEDPSQLMQVFLHTQQRHLRLSPELFQVMQENFRLVNVSYRYNKGVRETFEAILSRKGDVARVMRQMHRVGFLGRYMPEFGALTCLVQHEFFHRYTADEHTLRTLDKLDELSGPPKPGLSLYQTLFHELAQPAILYLALLLHDAGRAANAKAHDAESTLMADAVCRRLQIKGERRKLLLFLVDNHLLMYRTATTMNLDDTKVIGEFAGIVRTKEYLDTLLVMTYADSKGTSEASWSGYKEASIRQLYHNTLQFMDAPADFMRRAAVPLDEVRADVTKALGAEFDLEISAHFQHMPRSYFNFRDPAQIAGHIRQFRQFFTQLMVEEAEAGLLPVMEWTDHVEQGYSELTVTCWDRHLLLARISGALSAESINILSADLYQRGDNLVLDMFRVCNTNFAAVTSKTARQRVEASVRQAFLAQKFDFGPAIAKSRKAIPGYDEVMSEIPQRVYINNELSYDQTIVELQVVDRLGLLYDVFMAIGKLGLNITHARIGTEKGVAIDSIYVQDENGRKLSTRLVLDTLQGKIEEAVFG